The proteins below come from a single Oxobacter pfennigii genomic window:
- a CDS encoding sugar phosphate isomerase/epimerase family protein, giving the protein MDLLYKLGIFSWFGFFLPIQKRLEMIKEAGFDATSIWWEDEEGEYTVYKKDFPAMVKDNGLVFENIHAPFNDCEDLWSQTASRQDRFLKDHISWLNDCAKYEMPVMVMHVIDESELNEPNLSGIKLLDKLIYAAQDLEITIAIENTRRPNFVDVILSEIPSPTLGFCYDSSHDWLTSKNKAELLKKYGSRLAATHISDNDGVVDRHWPPYDGIIDWDKVIDAFPKDTYKGFLTLETLAKEEDQKNPPQSFLKRAYERSVKLCRAIEAAEKK; this is encoded by the coding sequence ATGGATTTGCTATATAAATTAGGGATTTTTTCCTGGTTCGGCTTTTTTCTTCCCATACAAAAAAGGCTGGAAATGATAAAAGAAGCAGGCTTTGATGCCACAAGCATATGGTGGGAGGATGAAGAAGGGGAATATACGGTTTATAAGAAGGATTTCCCTGCCATGGTAAAGGACAACGGGCTGGTTTTTGAAAACATACATGCTCCCTTTAACGATTGCGAAGATTTATGGAGCCAAACAGCATCCAGACAGGACAGGTTTTTAAAAGACCACATCTCCTGGCTTAATGATTGTGCAAAATATGAAATGCCCGTAATGGTAATGCATGTTATTGATGAGTCGGAGCTTAATGAGCCTAATTTATCGGGAATAAAGCTTTTAGATAAGCTTATTTATGCCGCACAGGATTTGGAAATAACAATTGCTATAGAAAATACCAGAAGGCCCAATTTCGTGGATGTGATATTATCTGAGATCCCTTCTCCAACATTGGGATTTTGCTATGATTCTTCCCATGACTGGCTGACCAGCAAAAATAAGGCGGAGCTTTTAAAAAAGTACGGAAGCCGGCTTGCAGCCACCCATATATCGGATAATGACGGTGTTGTGGACCGCCATTGGCCTCCCTATGACGGAATTATCGACTGGGATAAAGTAATCGATGCTTTTCCTAAAGATACCTATAAGGGATTTTTAACCTTGGAGACCCTAGCTAAGGAGGAAGACCAAAAAAATCCGCCCCAGAGCTTTTTAAAAAGGGCATATGAAAGGTCGGTAAAGCTTTGCAGGGCCATTGAAGCTGCTGAAAAAAAGTAG